A single region of the Betta splendens chromosome 12, fBetSpl5.4, whole genome shotgun sequence genome encodes:
- the LOC114866666 gene encoding proteinase-activated receptor 3 produces the protein MDVSHLNRPPNATSGAVTVYQSCGDLNAVLIWYLVLQSINMFLGVPANLMVLWLIHKNKGDSSTSDIFIFHLAVLDILFCLIFPLELANIVFLTTSTAGYVLRFFYGMKDTSPLLLSCICLDRYVAVLHPITFTRLKDRQHRTILALVAWLLIFAYSAAKCALGGVVNFDKIFIGIILAAFFLMVFCNTAILIALRQSRQGRDAMHPVKKRAFKLVLVILVIIVFNYSPPVALFPFEDFFSPDVFRCYIHNIAFGLMNLSSSIQPVLYLSKEKMTRVTDCCQIRVTHPQQEANVSDRIPIPSITSTTHIE, from the coding sequence ATGGACGTCTCCCACCTCAACAGGCCGCCCAATGCCACCAGCGGTGCGGTGACGGTGTACCAGAGCTGCGGAGACCTGAACGCTGTTCTCATTTGGTACCTCGTCCTACAGTCCATTAACATGTTCCTGGGCGTCCCGGCCAACCTCATGGTGCTGTGGCTCATCCACAAGAACAAGGGGGACTCGTCCACCTCggacatcttcatctttcacctTGCCGTGTTAGACATACTCTTCTGCCTCATCTTCCCCTTGGAGCTGGCCAACATCGTCTTCCTCACCACCAGCACCGCCGGGTATGTTCTCCGCTTCTTCTACGGCATGAAAGACACCTCGCCGCTGCTCCTGTCCTGCATCTGCCTGGACCGGTATGTAGCCGTACTCCACCCCATCACCTTCACCAGACTCAAAGATCGGCAGCACAGGACCATCCTGGCCCTGGTGGCCTGGCTCCTCATTTTCGCCTACTCAGCAGCTAAGTGCGCATTGGGAGGCGTTGTGAACTTTGACAAGATCTTCATAGGGATCATTCTGGCAGCGTTCTTCCTCATGGTCTTTTGCAATACTGCGATCCTCATCGCCCTGCGGCAGTCCCGGCAGGGCAGGGATGCAATGCACCCGGTGAAGAAACGGGCCTTCAAGCTCGTCCTTGTCATACTGGTCATCATAGTGTTCAACTACTCCCCTCCTGTTGCGCTGTTCCCCTTCGAGGACTTCTTTTCCCCTGACGTGTTCCGCTGCTATATTCACAACATCGCCTTTGGCCTGATGAACCTGAGCAGCAGTATTCAGCCTGTGCTCTATCTGTCCAAGGAGAAAATGACACGGGTGACGGACTGCTGCCAGATCAGAGTAACGCACCCCCAACAGGAAGCTAATGTCTCCGACAGGATCCCGATCCCCAGCATCACCAGCACAACCCACATCGAGTAA
- the sapcd2 gene encoding suppressor APC domain-containing protein 2 isoform X1: protein MALIATDQGCKVNGMSVIYGRVGPRKEEFHGKGENFKSAKFQPRDAEYSTDGLPKAFLHSLRTLFDILDDGGRGYVHISEIESRWQGADTRDLPGGVLPCLRRVTPPHGCLTFERFVAGLRYSMLNPENSSHFRAQAAVHPQQNPQQNPQQNPQQNPKQPQKPAPLSTCSVGTRAENKVRPLGPSNVTNTQQHRASSLQNRARPEEGPGYQACGPARYNAGFERSGRSLERIPVPPEGACYATEAGHGTKAAQPQQSRVRSIESLALESPQLHESSVAKSGLPRSQSESATGFTGGSRRRGRSREEQRRHTISNGVDYGMLKQMKELEQEKDSLLAGLEVVERAREWYQGQIHNVTERQRQVGQSSQCTDFFTEASQSRMNVLIPKLQEVNRCLNDLISSTGVQSFPSSVAQTLSANSQPPAPAPPQAIQRLKDQNRLLTQEVTEKSERITQLEQEKSALIKQLFETRARCVQDTSTLDSTFI, encoded by the exons ATGGCTCTGATCGCCACTGACCAGGGCTGCAAAGTGAACGGCATGTCGGTGATTTACGGCAGAGTTGGACCAAGAAAAGAGGAGTTTCATGGAAAAGGGGAGAATTTTAAATCGGCCAAATTCCAGCCAAGGGACGCCGAGTATTCCACGGACGGCCTGCCCAAAGCGTTCCTGCACAGCCTGAGGACCCTGTTTGACATCTTGGACGATGGTGGACGAGGCTACGTCCACATCTCGGAGATCGAGAGCCGCTGGCAGGGTGCGGACACCCGGGACCTACCCGGCGGGGTGCTGCCCTGCCTCAGGAGGGTCACCCCGCCGCACGGCTGCCTCACCTTCGAGCGGTTCGTGGCGGGGCTGCGCTACTCCATGCTGAACCCGGAGAACAGCTCTCACTTCAGGGCCCAGGCTGCGGTGCACCCGCAGCAGAACCCGCAGCAGAACCCGCAGCAGAACCCGCAGCAGAACCCGAAGCAGCCCCAGAAACCCGCACCGCTGTCCACATGCAGCGTCGGAACCCGGGCGGAAAACAAGGTCCGCCCGCTGGGCCCGAGCAACGTGACCAACACCCAGCAGCACCgcgcctcctccctgcagaACCGGGCCCGGCCCGAGGAAGGGCCCGGCTACCAAGCGTGCGGACCGGCGCGCTACAACGCGGGCTTCGAGAGGTCCGGCCGAAGTTTGGAGCGGATTCCCGTCCCTCCGGAGGGCGCGTGCTACGCGACCGAAGCGGGCCACGGCACCAAAGCAGCACAGccgcagcagagcagggtccGGTCCATTGAGTCGCTGGCTCTGGAGTCACCGCAGCTCCATGAATCAA GTGTTGCGAAATCAGGTTTACCAAGATCTCAAAGCGAGTCGGCCACAGGCTTTACAGGAGGCTCAAGGCGACGCGGGCGGAGTCGGGAAGAGCAGAGGCGACATACCATATCCAATGGAGTGGATTATGGAATG TTGAAGCAAATGAAAGAGCTGGAACAGGAGAAGGACTCCCTGCTGGCGGGTCTGGAAGTGGTGGAACGGGCCCGAGAGTGGTACCAAGGCCAAATCCACAATGTCACAGAGAGGCAGCGGCAGGTCGGGCAGAGCTCCCAATGCACA GATTTCTTTACTGAAGCCAGCCAGAGTCGCATGAATGTTCTCATTCCCAAACTGCAAGAAGTCAACCGGTGCCTCAATGACCTCATCTCCAGCACTGGGGTG cAGTCATTCCCTTCCAGCGTTGCTCAGACCCTATCAGCAAACTcccagcctccagctccagctcctccacaaGCCATCCAGAGACTGAAGGACCAGAATCGACTGCTTACACAG GAGGTGACGGAGAAGAGTGAACGGATCAcccagctggagcaggagaagtCTGCACTGATTAAACAGCTTTTTGAGACTCGAGCGCGTTGTGTGCAGGACACCAGCACCCTGGACTCCACCTTCATCTGA
- the sapcd2 gene encoding suppressor APC domain-containing protein 2 isoform X2: MALIATDQGCKVNGMSVIYGRVGPRKEEFHGKGENFKSAKFQPRDAEYSTDGLPKAFLHSLRTLFDILDDGGRGYVHISEIESRWQGADTRDLPGGVLPCLRRVTPPHGCLTFERFVAGLRYSMLNPENSSHFRAQAAVHPQQNPQQNPQQNPQQNPKQPQKPAPLSTCSVGTRAENKVRPLGPSNVTNTQQHRASSLQNRARPEEGPGYQACGPARYNAGFERSGRSLERIPVPPEGACYATEAGHGTKAAQPQQSRVRSIESLALESPQLHESSVAKSGLPRSQSESATGFTGGSRRRGRSREEQRRHTISNGVDYGMLKQMKELEQEKDSLLAGLEVVERAREWYQGQIHNVTERQRQVGQSSQCTDFFTEASQSRMNVLIPKLQEVNRCLNDLISSTGVSFPSSVAQTLSANSQPPAPAPPQAIQRLKDQNRLLTQEVTEKSERITQLEQEKSALIKQLFETRARCVQDTSTLDSTFI; the protein is encoded by the exons ATGGCTCTGATCGCCACTGACCAGGGCTGCAAAGTGAACGGCATGTCGGTGATTTACGGCAGAGTTGGACCAAGAAAAGAGGAGTTTCATGGAAAAGGGGAGAATTTTAAATCGGCCAAATTCCAGCCAAGGGACGCCGAGTATTCCACGGACGGCCTGCCCAAAGCGTTCCTGCACAGCCTGAGGACCCTGTTTGACATCTTGGACGATGGTGGACGAGGCTACGTCCACATCTCGGAGATCGAGAGCCGCTGGCAGGGTGCGGACACCCGGGACCTACCCGGCGGGGTGCTGCCCTGCCTCAGGAGGGTCACCCCGCCGCACGGCTGCCTCACCTTCGAGCGGTTCGTGGCGGGGCTGCGCTACTCCATGCTGAACCCGGAGAACAGCTCTCACTTCAGGGCCCAGGCTGCGGTGCACCCGCAGCAGAACCCGCAGCAGAACCCGCAGCAGAACCCGCAGCAGAACCCGAAGCAGCCCCAGAAACCCGCACCGCTGTCCACATGCAGCGTCGGAACCCGGGCGGAAAACAAGGTCCGCCCGCTGGGCCCGAGCAACGTGACCAACACCCAGCAGCACCgcgcctcctccctgcagaACCGGGCCCGGCCCGAGGAAGGGCCCGGCTACCAAGCGTGCGGACCGGCGCGCTACAACGCGGGCTTCGAGAGGTCCGGCCGAAGTTTGGAGCGGATTCCCGTCCCTCCGGAGGGCGCGTGCTACGCGACCGAAGCGGGCCACGGCACCAAAGCAGCACAGccgcagcagagcagggtccGGTCCATTGAGTCGCTGGCTCTGGAGTCACCGCAGCTCCATGAATCAA GTGTTGCGAAATCAGGTTTACCAAGATCTCAAAGCGAGTCGGCCACAGGCTTTACAGGAGGCTCAAGGCGACGCGGGCGGAGTCGGGAAGAGCAGAGGCGACATACCATATCCAATGGAGTGGATTATGGAATG TTGAAGCAAATGAAAGAGCTGGAACAGGAGAAGGACTCCCTGCTGGCGGGTCTGGAAGTGGTGGAACGGGCCCGAGAGTGGTACCAAGGCCAAATCCACAATGTCACAGAGAGGCAGCGGCAGGTCGGGCAGAGCTCCCAATGCACA GATTTCTTTACTGAAGCCAGCCAGAGTCGCATGAATGTTCTCATTCCCAAACTGCAAGAAGTCAACCGGTGCCTCAATGACCTCATCTCCAGCACTGGGGTG TCATTCCCTTCCAGCGTTGCTCAGACCCTATCAGCAAACTcccagcctccagctccagctcctccacaaGCCATCCAGAGACTGAAGGACCAGAATCGACTGCTTACACAG GAGGTGACGGAGAAGAGTGAACGGATCAcccagctggagcaggagaagtCTGCACTGATTAAACAGCTTTTTGAGACTCGAGCGCGTTGTGTGCAGGACACCAGCACCCTGGACTCCACCTTCATCTGA
- the tmem141 gene encoding transmembrane protein 141 isoform X1, protein MVNLGITKVDDALAAKHPGLKTYAACQSQAFMKGTVSFILGAAGLFAIQTAFQRKFPYPFQWNVLISVVAASVGSYTVTRWETQKCSDLWLLLETGQVPDRSAQVPKPDESQQRPKSTKFFFGQRSDTGSGFYHVEHLM, encoded by the exons ATGGTGAATCTCGGTATCACTAAGGTGGACGACGCACTGGCAGCAAAACACCCC GGTCTGAAGACTTATGCTGCATGTCAGTCTCAAGCCTTCATGAAGGGGACTGTGAGTTTCATACTTG gagctgcaggactaTTTGCAATTCAGACGGCTTTTCAGAGAAAGTTTCCATATCCTTTTCAGTGGAACGTGCTCATCTCAGTGG TGGCAGCGTCAGTGGGCAGTTATACAGTAACTCGCTGGGAAACACAAAAGTGCTCAGACCTCTGGCTGCTACTAGAAACGGGACAAGTCCCAGACAGATCAGCACAAG TCCCTAAACCAGATGAGTCACAACAACGACCAAAGAGTACAAA ATTTTTCTTTGGACAAAGATCAGACACTGGCTCGGGTTTTTATCACGTAGAGCATCTAATGTGA
- the tmem141 gene encoding transmembrane protein 141 isoform X3, translated as MVNLGITKVDDALAAKHPGLKTYAACQSQAFMKGTVSFILGAAGLFAIQTAFQRKFPYPFQWNVLISVVAASVGSYTVTRWETQKCSDLWLLLETGQVPDRSAQVPKPDESQQRPKSTKYGDVMD; from the exons ATGGTGAATCTCGGTATCACTAAGGTGGACGACGCACTGGCAGCAAAACACCCC GGTCTGAAGACTTATGCTGCATGTCAGTCTCAAGCCTTCATGAAGGGGACTGTGAGTTTCATACTTG gagctgcaggactaTTTGCAATTCAGACGGCTTTTCAGAGAAAGTTTCCATATCCTTTTCAGTGGAACGTGCTCATCTCAGTGG TGGCAGCGTCAGTGGGCAGTTATACAGTAACTCGCTGGGAAACACAAAAGTGCTCAGACCTCTGGCTGCTACTAGAAACGGGACAAGTCCCAGACAGATCAGCACAAG TCCCTAAACCAGATGAGTCACAACAACGACCAAAGAGTACAAAGTATGGAGATGTGATGGACTGA